The following coding sequences are from one Limisphaerales bacterium window:
- the mnmA gene encoding tRNA 2-thiouridine(34) synthase MnmA has product MSGGVDSSATAALLIEQGYDVVGVTLKLWPQDCVSRAEDKCCGPQAVMDARSVCHNLGIRYYLIDEAEDFQKHVIQYFADEYKAGRTPNPCVMCNEHLKFGRLIERADQLGAEKIATGHFARVEQDETTGRYLLKRGRDERKDQTYFLFSLRQDQLSRALFPLGEKTKSDTRDVARHCNLKTADKEESMEICFVPDNDYGGFLQKAGLAEKHRGEIVDLNGRVLGHHDGIEFYTIGQRKGLGISAPNPLYVLELNAEENRVVVGPVENLESESFEVERCNWIPFAELTGPIEATTRIRYNHSGTAATIEPGENGRATVRLHTPQRAIAPGQACVFYQDDLVLGGGWIAR; this is encoded by the coding sequence ATGAGCGGCGGCGTGGATTCCTCCGCCACCGCCGCGTTGTTGATCGAGCAGGGCTATGACGTCGTCGGCGTCACCCTCAAGCTGTGGCCGCAGGACTGTGTTTCCCGCGCCGAAGATAAATGCTGCGGCCCGCAAGCGGTCATGGACGCCCGCTCCGTTTGCCATAACCTTGGCATCCGCTACTATCTCATTGATGAAGCGGAAGACTTCCAGAAACACGTCATCCAATATTTCGCCGACGAATACAAAGCCGGCCGCACGCCCAATCCCTGCGTGATGTGCAACGAGCATCTCAAGTTTGGCCGCCTCATCGAGCGCGCCGATCAGCTTGGCGCTGAGAAGATTGCCACAGGCCACTTCGCCCGTGTGGAACAAGATGAAACCACCGGCCGTTATCTACTGAAGCGCGGCCGCGACGAGCGCAAGGATCAAACCTATTTTCTGTTTTCCCTGCGGCAAGATCAACTTTCCCGTGCCCTGTTTCCGTTGGGCGAGAAAACCAAAAGCGACACGCGCGATGTCGCCCGCCATTGCAACCTCAAGACCGCCGACAAAGAGGAGAGCATGGAGATCTGTTTTGTGCCGGATAACGACTACGGCGGCTTCCTGCAAAAGGCCGGTCTCGCCGAAAAGCATCGGGGCGAAATCGTCGACCTGAACGGCCGCGTGCTCGGGCATCATGACGGCATCGAATTTTACACCATCGGCCAACGCAAAGGCCTGGGCATCAGCGCGCCCAACCCGCTGTACGTCCTCGAACTCAACGCCGAGGAAAACCGCGTGGTCGTCGGCCCCGTTGAGAATCTCGAAAGCGAATCATTCGAAGTCGAACGCTGCAACTGGATCCCGTTTGCCGAGCTGACCGGGCCCATCGAGGCCACCACGCGCATCCGCTACAATCATTCCGGCACAGCGGCCACCATCGAGCCCGGCGAAAACGGCCGCGCCACCGTCCGCCTCCACACCCCCCAACGCGCCATCGCCCCCGGCCAAGCCTGCGTATTCTACCAAGACGACCTCGTCCTCGGCGGCGGCTGGATTGCACGGTAA
- a CDS encoding lipoate--protein ligase family protein, whose translation MMNWLLLESGSGEPAYNMALDEALLENSAAIGQPILRFYEWTQPCATFGYSQKITELETTTALRPLIRRCTGGGLVPHDGDWTYSLTFPKDHDWTALPATESYHRVHALLQTAFQAIGIETTLADCCRRPKPGECFEGHELHDLLWNGKKIAGAAQRRNRFGLLIQGSVQPLGNWPQQDWMDAVAGDCGLLDTLPETRAHELAATKYGLDSHNRKR comes from the coding sequence ATGATGAACTGGCTATTACTCGAGAGCGGCTCAGGCGAACCGGCTTACAACATGGCTCTGGACGAGGCCTTGCTGGAAAACAGTGCCGCGATCGGTCAGCCGATTCTGCGATTTTACGAATGGACCCAACCCTGCGCCACCTTTGGCTACTCCCAAAAGATTACCGAACTCGAAACAACCACCGCGCTGCGGCCTTTAATCCGCCGCTGCACGGGCGGCGGTTTGGTGCCGCATGACGGCGATTGGACCTACAGCCTCACCTTCCCCAAGGATCATGACTGGACCGCCCTGCCCGCGACGGAAAGCTATCACCGTGTGCATGCCCTGTTACAGACAGCCTTTCAAGCGATCGGGATAGAAACAACACTGGCCGATTGCTGTCGCCGCCCCAAGCCCGGGGAATGCTTTGAGGGGCACGAACTTCATGACCTCCTTTGGAACGGCAAAAAAATCGCCGGCGCCGCTCAACGCCGCAATCGTTTTGGACTTCTGATTCAAGGCTCCGTGCAACCGCTGGGCAATTGGCCGCAACAGGACTGGATGGATGCCGTAGCCGGTGACTGCGGTTTACTCGATACCCTCCCGGAAACGAGGGCTCATGAGTTGGCGGCCACAAAATACGGGTTGGATTCCCATAATCGAAAACGCTGA
- the nth gene encoding endonuclease III, with product MPRESQTAKRERLADIIAGLQQTYPDAHCELNYRNPLELMVATILSAQCTDKQVNIVTTELFKKYRQATDYTAVPLEELQNDIRRIGLFRNKAKSIQNACHALVENHNGEVPQTMPELVALAGVGRKTANVILGNAFNINEGVVVDTHVARLCDRLKITSAKTPEKIEKDLIQLVPREHWTLFSHWIIWHGRRRCAARKPDCAACEIRHLCPSAP from the coding sequence ATGCCGCGAGAATCTCAGACTGCCAAACGCGAACGCCTCGCCGACATTATCGCGGGGCTTCAGCAGACGTATCCCGACGCGCATTGTGAGCTGAATTATCGCAACCCGCTGGAGCTGATGGTGGCCACCATTTTGTCTGCCCAATGCACGGACAAGCAGGTCAACATCGTCACGACCGAGCTCTTCAAAAAATATCGCCAGGCCACCGATTACACGGCCGTGCCGCTGGAGGAATTGCAGAATGACATCCGGCGAATCGGCCTGTTTCGCAACAAGGCCAAGAGTATTCAAAATGCCTGCCACGCCCTCGTCGAAAACCACAATGGCGAGGTGCCGCAGACGATGCCGGAACTGGTGGCGCTGGCCGGTGTGGGGCGCAAGACGGCCAACGTCATTCTCGGCAACGCCTTTAACATCAATGAAGGTGTGGTGGTGGACACGCATGTGGCGCGCCTGTGCGATCGCTTAAAAATCACCTCGGCCAAGACGCCCGAGAAAATTGAGAAAGACCTGATCCAGCTCGTGCCGCGCGAGCACTGGACTCTCTTCAGTCACTGGATCATCTGGCATGGCCGGCGCCGCTGCGCTGCGCGCAAGCCGGATTGTGCCGCCTGCGAAATCCGCCATCTGTGCCCTTCCGCCCCATGA
- a CDS encoding KamA family radical SAM protein yields the protein MSSTINPHNLLSELKQFHSAGRGAWDSATDADWDDWKWQLKNRVTSLEQLQQHLPTLTEAETEGARLADTKLAMAITPHFFNLIDVDDPDCAIRRQVLPSINETETASWEMDDPCGEDSHSPVPGLVHRYPDRVLFLVTDRCAAYCRYCTRSRMVSNATGYGFRPNFEQQLDYIREHPEVRDVLLSGGDPLLLSDDKLRHLLTRLREIPHVEFIRIGSRIPIFLPQRITPELCAMLREFHPLFVSVHANHPRELTTEVRDALARLADAGIPLGNQSVLLKGVNDDEIVMKALLQKLLMCRVRPLYIYQCDLINGSAHLRTSVRRGLEIMETLRGHTTGYAVPQYVIDAPGGGGKVPVAPNYVLSHNADRVVIRNFEGKVFEYPEAPDGTPLHPRPASIEEPELV from the coding sequence ATGTCATCCACCATTAACCCGCACAATTTGCTGAGCGAACTCAAGCAATTCCACTCCGCCGGTCGCGGTGCGTGGGATAGTGCGACCGATGCCGATTGGGACGATTGGAAATGGCAACTAAAAAACCGCGTCACTTCGCTCGAGCAACTGCAACAGCACCTTCCGACTCTCACCGAAGCCGAAACCGAAGGCGCGCGGTTGGCCGACACCAAACTGGCGATGGCCATCACGCCACACTTTTTTAATCTCATCGACGTTGATGACCCGGACTGCGCCATCCGACGGCAAGTGCTGCCGAGCATCAATGAAACGGAAACCGCCTCGTGGGAAATGGACGACCCTTGCGGTGAAGACAGCCACTCGCCCGTGCCCGGGCTCGTACATCGCTATCCGGATCGCGTTTTGTTTTTGGTGACTGACCGCTGCGCCGCTTACTGCCGTTACTGCACGCGCTCGCGGATGGTCAGCAACGCCACCGGCTATGGCTTCCGGCCCAACTTCGAACAGCAACTCGATTACATCCGCGAACATCCCGAGGTGCGTGACGTGCTGCTTTCCGGCGGCGACCCTTTGCTGCTCAGCGACGACAAGCTCCGGCACTTGCTCACCCGGCTGCGGGAGATTCCGCACGTGGAATTCATCCGCATCGGCAGCCGCATCCCCATTTTCCTGCCACAACGCATCACCCCCGAGCTGTGCGCGATGCTGCGCGAATTTCATCCGCTCTTCGTCAGCGTTCACGCCAACCACCCACGCGAGCTCACCACCGAAGTGCGCGATGCCCTCGCCCGCCTCGCCGACGCCGGCATCCCACTCGGCAACCAATCCGTGCTGCTCAAGGGCGTGAACGACGACGAAATCGTCATGAAAGCGCTGCTGCAAAAATTGCTAATGTGTCGCGTGCGGCCACTTTATATTTACCAGTGCGACCTCATCAATGGCAGCGCCCACCTCCGCACCAGCGTCCGTCGCGGCTTGGAAATCATGGAAACCCTCCGCGGCCATACCACCGGCTACGCCGTGCCGCAATACGTCATCGATGCCCCCGGTGGCGGAGGCAAGGTGCCCGTCGCGCCCAACTACGTCCTCAGCCACAACGCCGACCGCGTCGTCATCCGCAACTTCGAAGGCAAAGTATTCGAGTACCCCGAAGCCCCCGACGGCACTCCACTCCACCCCCGCCCCGCCTCCATCGAGGAACCGGAATTGGTGTAA
- a CDS encoding zinc ribbon domain-containing protein, whose amino-acid sequence MPTYEYSCAKCEKTIEVFHSIKAGHLKICPEDACAQKKWGKGKVKRLLGTGAGIIFKGGGFYETDYRSESYKSGEKQAADAAKKATEKKSDSKDSKGSKDNNKTDSKKPAAKKKPKKT is encoded by the coding sequence ATGCCAACTTACGAGTATTCGTGCGCCAAATGCGAAAAGACCATTGAGGTTTTTCATTCCATCAAAGCAGGACACTTAAAAATCTGCCCGGAGGATGCGTGCGCCCAAAAAAAATGGGGCAAGGGTAAAGTCAAACGACTGCTTGGCACCGGCGCCGGGATTATTTTCAAGGGTGGCGGTTTTTACGAAACCGATTATCGCAGCGAAAGCTACAAGAGCGGCGAAAAGCAAGCCGCCGATGCGGCCAAGAAAGCCACTGAGAAAAAATCTGATTCCAAAGATTCCAAAGGAAGCAAGGACAACAATAAAACGGATTCCAAAAAACCGGCCGCCAAAAAGAAGCCGAAGAAAACCTGA
- a CDS encoding TatD family hydrolase translates to MHFIEPHAHMVSRTTDDYADMATAGCVALCEPAFWAGFDRSSADGFRDYFRQLTEYEPKRAANFGIKHFTWLCINPKESEDMALAKDVLEVIPEFMDCPNVLGIGEIGLNKNSRNEVKVLEQHVDLAAAHDQLILVHTPHLEDKHKGTRLILDVLKNDSRIKPERVMIDHVEEHTIGMVLDAGHWGGMTLYPESKCSPARAIDMIERFGSERLWWDAACDWGPSVPLAVPRTAVEMRRRGHEEALIEKVIFKNPKAFLSQSERFVI, encoded by the coding sequence ATGCATTTCATCGAACCTCATGCCCATATGGTCAGTCGCACGACTGACGACTATGCTGATATGGCGACCGCCGGTTGCGTGGCGCTTTGTGAGCCGGCGTTTTGGGCTGGGTTTGATCGCAGTAGTGCCGATGGGTTTCGTGATTATTTTCGGCAGTTGACGGAGTACGAACCCAAACGCGCGGCGAATTTTGGGATCAAGCATTTCACTTGGCTTTGCATTAACCCGAAGGAATCGGAGGACATGGCGTTGGCGAAGGATGTGCTGGAGGTGATTCCGGAATTTATGGACTGCCCCAACGTGCTGGGCATCGGCGAAATTGGCCTGAACAAAAATAGTCGCAACGAAGTGAAGGTGCTCGAGCAACACGTGGACCTCGCCGCGGCGCACGATCAACTCATCCTCGTCCACACACCGCATCTCGAGGATAAACACAAAGGTACGCGCTTGATTTTGGATGTGCTGAAAAACGACAGCCGCATTAAACCCGAACGCGTGATGATTGATCACGTGGAGGAACACACCATCGGAATGGTGCTCGACGCCGGTCATTGGGGTGGGATGACGCTGTATCCTGAAAGCAAATGTTCCCCCGCGCGCGCCATTGATATGATCGAGCGCTTCGGCAGCGAGCGATTGTGGTGGGACGCCGCTTGTGACTGGGGCCCCAGCGTGCCGCTCGCCGTGCCACGGACTGCGGTGGAAATGCGGCGCCGCGGTCACGAGGAGGCGTTGATTGAGAAAGTGATTTTTAAAAATCCGAAGGCGTTTTTGAGCCAGTCGGAGCGGTTCGTTATTTAA